Below is a genomic region from Bacteroidia bacterium.
CGTCCATCACTTTTGTTTCTCCTTCTTTGTTAAAATGTTTTACGCCATCTGTCATCATTGTCATGCAAAACGGACAGCCAGTTGCAATTACGTCAGGTTTCAATCCCAGCGCCTCTTCCGAGCGTTCGATGTTCACTTCTTTGTTTCCTTTTTCGGCATCTTTAAACATTTGCGCGCCACCAGCACCACAACAAAATCCTTTAGCGCGACTGCGTTTCATTTCTGAAAGTTCCACTTCTAATTTAGAAATGACTTCTCGCGGAGCTTCGTAAATATTGTTTCCTCTGCCCAAATAACACGGATCGTGAAACGTGATTTTTTTTCCTTTAAATGAACCGCCTTCTATTTTTATTTTTCCGGCATCCAATAATTCTTGCATCAATTGTGTGTGATGAATCACTTCGTAATTTCCGCCTAAAGCGGGATATTCATTTTTTATTGTATTGAAACAATGCGGACAACCAGTAACAATTTTTTTTACCGAATAATTATTCAAAACCGTGATATTATTCATTGCTTGCATCTGAAACAGAAACTCGTTCCCGGCACGTTTAGCAGGATCTCCAGTGCAACTTTCTTCCGTTCCCAAAACAGCAAATTTCACATTGGCTTTCGTTAAAATTTTAGCAATTGCTTTCGTAACTTTTTTCGCTCTGTCGTCAAAACTTCCGAGGCAACCTACCCAAAATAAAATTTCTGGAACTTCTCCTTTTGCAAGAAATTCCGCCATGGTAGGCACAATTAAAGGTTGATTATTTGTTTCCATTTCAAAAAAATTATT
It encodes:
- a CDS encoding (Fe-S)-binding protein, which encodes METNNQPLIVPTMAEFLAKGEVPEILFWVGCLGSFDDRAKKVTKAIAKILTKANVKFAVLGTEESCTGDPAKRAGNEFLFQMQAMNNITVLNNYSVKKIVTGCPHCFNTIKNEYPALGGNYEVIHHTQLMQELLDAGKIKIEGGSFKGKKITFHDPCYLGRGNNIYEAPREVISKLEVELSEMKRSRAKGFCCGAGGAQMFKDAEKGNKEVNIERSEEALGLKPDVIATGCPFCMTMMTDGVKHFNKEGETKVMD